TGAGCAAACCGGAGGCGGGGCCCGCGATGAGTTACGCCTCGATAATATCGTGGTCACGCCGGTCACCTTCAGCACCGCCGACCCCGGAAGTGAGCGACCTGTCCGGACCCTGCTGCATCCCAACTATCCCAATCCCTTTAATCCGGAAACAAACATTTCCTTCACTCTGGGGCAGGCTGCAGATATCCGCCTCGAAGTTTACGATGCGCAGGGTCGCCGCATTCGTCTTCTCAGCGCCGGCGTACTGTCCGCCGGAACGCATCGCTACCGGTTTCGCGCAGATGACCTTTCAAGCGGCATTTATTACATCCGCCTCACCGAAACCGGTTCATCACCTGTCATCCACACACAAAGCATGGTTTTGGTGAAATAGTCGGGTTATAGCTTGTGTTCCTTTATCCAAATAAAGCTGGCAGCAAGAATTTGGCGCCTCAAGCTGTTTTGGAATCCCCTTCGCAAAAAAATCCCCGCCAATTAAATACTTCAAACTTACCCCGGCACCTACAATCTCTGAACTCAAAACTCAGACAAGCTTCTCCTGAAACTGAATATCGTGCAGCCTTCGGTACAAACCGTTTTGGGCCATAAGCTGTTCGTGCCGGCCCCGCTCGAGGATGCGGCCTTGTTCCATGACTAAAATGGTGTCGGCGTCGCGGATGGTTGAGAGGCGGTGCGCAATCACAAAAGTTGTGCAGCGCTTCATTAGATGACCCAACGCGAGCTGCACCGCGGCTTCAGATTCTGAATCGAGCGAGGAAGTTGCCTCGTCGAGGAGTAAAATGCGGGGCTGTTTGAGGATGGCGCGCGCGATCGCGATGCGCTGCCGCTGCCCCCCGCTCAGCTTGATGCCCCGCTCACCCACCCTGGCCTCATAGCCGTCCGGGTGCTCTCGGATGAAGCCGTCCGCCTGCGCGAGACGCGCCGCCTCCTCGACTTCTGGGTCCGTCGCCTCCAGCCGCCCGTAGCGGATGTTCTCCCGAATGGTCGTGCCGAAAAGCTGAATATCCTGGGGCACGACCGCGATGAAGCTGCGAAGCTGCTGTTGCGGAATCATCCGGATATCCCGGCCGTCAATAGTGATGCGGCCTCCGGTGACCTCATAAAAGCGCGGAATCAGGCTCAATAGCGTCGTTTTGCCCGCCCCGCTTGGTCCTGCGAGCGCAACGATTTCCCCCGGCTCACAACGGAAGTTCACCGATTCCAGCACGGACTGATCCTCCCCGTACCCGAAGGAAACCTCCTCAAAAGCCACCGCGCCCAGGACCGGGTCCAGTGGCCTGGCCTCGGGATGATCCTCTATTTCGGGCACTTCTTCCAGCAATCCGAAAATCCGCTCCGAGGCGCCGACCGCGCTGCTGAAGACCGCATACACCCGCGCCATCCCGCCGAGGGAGCGCCCGATGTTGAAGGCAAAAAAGATGAAGGCTACCAAATCTCCGGCGGTCAGCCGACCCGCCAATACCTCGGTGCCGCCGTACCAGAAAATCACGATCATGGTGCTGAGGAACATCACCGCAACCACCGACCAGAACAAATTGCTGTACAGCACGCGCTTCCGGGCCGTGCGGAACAGCTCCTCGGCTTTGTCGTTGTAGCGCGCCACTTCGTAGGATTCGCGCGCGAAGGACTTCACCGACTGAATCGCACCGAGCGACTCCTCCGCAATGGCTGTCGTGTCAGCGAGCCGGTCCTGCACTTCTCGGGAGAGCTTCCGGATGAGGCCGCCAAAATAACGAACAGCCAGCGTGATCAGCGGCACGGTCACGAAAATGACCAGACTCAGCCGCCAGTTGAGGTACACCATGAGTCCGACCGAGCCGATCAGGCTGATGGTTTGGGTGAGGCCCTCCGAGAGGGTGCCGGTCACGGCGTCGCGAATCGCGCCCACATCGTTGGTGAGGCGGGAAGTGATTTCCCCCAGCCGCTGATTCGAGA
This genomic stretch from Cyclonatronum proteinivorum harbors:
- a CDS encoding ABC transporter ATP-binding protein; the encoded protein is MHLNKTSFRQYLRILTYARPYLGRLLFALVASLLATLVWLAVPLGLRELLDAVFDGGNRELLNTVTFILIGLFVMQAFLGFWGSYLLDWIGERVVTDLRRELYAHLNRLSLRFFSNQRLGEITSRLTNDVGAIRDAVTGTLSEGLTQTISLIGSVGLMVYLNWRLSLVIFVTVPLITLAVRYFGGLIRKLSREVQDRLADTTAIAEESLGAIQSVKSFARESYEVARYNDKAEELFRTARKRVLYSNLFWSVVAVMFLSTMIVIFWYGGTEVLAGRLTAGDLVAFIFFAFNIGRSLGGMARVYAVFSSAVGASERIFGLLEEVPEIEDHPEARPLDPVLGAVAFEEVSFGYGEDQSVLESVNFRCEPGEIVALAGPSGAGKTTLLSLIPRFYEVTGGRITIDGRDIRMIPQQQLRSFIAVVPQDIQLFGTTIRENIRYGRLEATDPEVEEAARLAQADGFIREHPDGYEARVGERGIKLSGGQRQRIAIARAILKQPRILLLDEATSSLDSESEAAVQLALGHLMKRCTTFVIAHRLSTIRDADTILVMEQGRILERGRHEQLMAQNGLYRRLHDIQFQEKLV